A stretch of Arthrobacter sunyaminii DNA encodes these proteins:
- a CDS encoding purine-cytosine permease family protein has protein sequence MSSFEANAGRPAKTAAGTNRPSAWSRLSRRLDEDSEGYGPIRGTLGTGRIGMIWLAANLVVTTLLTGTLFVPGVTWPTAVGMIVLGTVIGAAVLVLIGNMGTRTGLPTMSLSKGAFGLRGSFLAVAANVVILMGWSWVQAMLAGVTVNFLVERSTGFSSPILFSVLCQLLVVSLAIFGHKGIARVEPWLALVILAIMGYIFTVSFTTFPLADFAAIKADPAAGWSAVAVLDVVIATAVSWTVLSAEFNRLARTQAAGVAGSAVGYLLSTVLAMVLGATAIGYVVLDGGEAVGFEPAVIVGVFGAPLAVVIFLSVMATNTMVVYGMVSSVVNMVPSRKIRFLPTALILGAVSILGSTWLGLLDSFTSFLTVIGSLFIPVFAVMIADYYLVNKSSYSADILRARGGRYWFRGGFNVPALVTWLLGAAVSLLLTYAVASPVGATIPTFLFSFALYWGWCAAGGRRVSGSPVSLHLSEAEPEHAGS, from the coding sequence ATGTCATCATTTGAGGCCAACGCCGGCCGCCCAGCGAAAACCGCCGCCGGAACAAACCGTCCCTCCGCCTGGTCCCGGCTGTCCCGCCGGCTGGACGAAGATTCCGAGGGCTACGGTCCGATCCGGGGAACCCTGGGCACCGGGCGGATCGGCATGATCTGGCTTGCCGCCAACCTGGTGGTGACCACCCTCTTGACCGGCACCCTGTTTGTTCCCGGCGTCACCTGGCCCACAGCCGTGGGCATGATCGTGCTGGGGACCGTAATCGGTGCCGCTGTTCTGGTGCTGATCGGCAACATGGGTACCCGCACCGGCCTGCCGACCATGTCCCTGTCCAAAGGTGCCTTCGGACTGCGCGGGTCTTTCCTGGCCGTGGCCGCAAACGTCGTGATCCTCATGGGATGGAGCTGGGTACAGGCCATGCTCGCGGGCGTCACGGTCAACTTCCTGGTGGAGCGGTCCACCGGGTTCTCCTCGCCGATCCTGTTCTCCGTCCTGTGCCAGCTGCTGGTCGTGTCCCTGGCCATCTTTGGGCACAAGGGCATTGCCCGGGTGGAGCCGTGGCTGGCACTGGTGATCCTGGCGATCATGGGCTACATCTTCACGGTTTCCTTCACCACCTTCCCGCTGGCAGACTTCGCTGCGATTAAAGCTGATCCCGCAGCCGGCTGGTCGGCGGTCGCGGTGCTCGACGTCGTCATTGCCACCGCAGTCTCCTGGACCGTGCTGTCCGCCGAATTCAACCGGCTGGCCAGGACTCAGGCGGCAGGCGTGGCTGGCTCCGCCGTCGGCTACCTGCTTTCCACCGTCCTGGCAATGGTGCTGGGCGCCACCGCCATTGGCTATGTGGTGCTCGACGGCGGGGAAGCCGTGGGCTTTGAGCCGGCAGTCATTGTGGGAGTCTTCGGTGCCCCGCTCGCCGTCGTCATTTTCCTCTCCGTGATGGCCACCAACACGATGGTCGTCTACGGGATGGTGTCCTCGGTGGTGAACATGGTTCCGTCGCGGAAAATCCGTTTCCTTCCCACGGCGCTCATCCTGGGTGCCGTGTCGATCCTCGGTTCGACCTGGCTGGGTCTGCTGGACAGCTTCACGTCCTTCCTCACGGTCATTGGATCACTGTTCATCCCCGTCTTCGCCGTGATGATTGCCGACTACTACCTGGTGAACAAGTCCTCCTACAGTGCAGACATCCTTCGCGCCCGCGGCGGCCGCTACTGGTTCCGGGGCGGATTCAACGTGCCGGCCCTGGTGACCTGGCTGCTGGGCGCAGCCGTCTCGCTGCTGCTCACCTATGCCGTTGCCAGCCCGGTGGGTGCGACCATTCCAACCTTCCTGTTCAGCTTTGCCCTGTACTGGGGATGGTGTGCCGCAGGGGGCAGACGCGTCTCGGGTTCACCCGTGTCCCTGCACCTGAGCGAGGCTGAGCCCGAGCATGCAGGCAGTTGA
- a CDS encoding flavin reductase family protein — protein MEHGVFPGELIPSAEVTDEAIDSYRLLSADIASGVAVVSTRLRGRDYAATVSGFLSVSYDPPTLLVSLYAESRIAEAVVDSGTWALSLLSARQRGTANWLASPGSPLEGLLSQVDYGRGPVTGAAVMEGCIAWFEVRTTQVTTAATHQLVVGEVAAMGRRASADDEADPLVHFASAYGRLA, from the coding sequence GTGGAGCACGGTGTCTTCCCGGGAGAGCTGATTCCCTCCGCGGAAGTTACCGACGAGGCGATCGACAGCTACCGGTTGCTCAGCGCTGACATTGCCTCCGGCGTGGCTGTGGTTTCCACCCGGCTGCGGGGCCGGGACTACGCCGCGACAGTGAGCGGTTTCCTTTCGGTTTCCTACGACCCGCCAACGCTGCTGGTGAGTCTTTATGCAGAGTCGCGGATCGCCGAGGCCGTGGTGGACAGCGGAACCTGGGCGCTGAGCCTGCTCTCCGCCCGCCAGCGCGGCACGGCAAATTGGCTGGCAAGTCCCGGATCTCCGTTGGAAGGACTGCTGAGCCAGGTTGACTACGGCCGCGGGCCCGTCACCGGAGCCGCCGTTATGGAAGGCTGCATCGCCTGGTTCGAGGTCCGCACCACGCAGGTGACGACGGCGGCCACTCACCAGTTGGTGGTGGGTGAAGTGGCGGCGATGGGACGGCGTGCTTCGGCCGACGACGAGGCTGATCCCCTGGTGCATTTCGCGTCCGCTTACGGGCGGCTCGCCTGA
- a CDS encoding ATP synthase subunit C, with protein sequence MSPWFAGLPLVLILVVLLAVGALALMRRNRRTGIKALLGLNALLMAGALALFAAALNAAPATAGVGDGGAASTAVAMATEGSDSSGAALIGAAIAVAGSSIGAAIAVAYTGSAALAAMSERPEIFGRAMVVVGLAEGIAIYGLIISIILIGQA encoded by the coding sequence ATGAGCCCCTGGTTTGCCGGCCTTCCGCTGGTCCTTATCCTTGTTGTCCTGCTCGCCGTCGGAGCCCTAGCGCTGATGCGCCGCAACAGACGCACCGGCATCAAGGCGCTGCTGGGCCTTAACGCGCTGCTGATGGCCGGGGCGCTGGCCCTCTTTGCCGCGGCGCTGAACGCTGCACCGGCAACTGCCGGAGTGGGCGACGGCGGCGCTGCATCCACGGCCGTCGCCATGGCCACTGAGGGAAGCGACAGCAGCGGTGCCGCTTTGATCGGCGCCGCGATCGCCGTCGCGGGCTCCTCGATTGGTGCGGCCATTGCGGTAGCCTACACCGGATCAGCGGCCCTGGCCGCTATGAGCGAACGGCCGGAAATATTTGGCCGGGCGATGGTGGTGGTGGGTTTGGCCGAAGGCATCGCCATTTACGGGCTGATCATCTCGATCATCCTGATCGGGCAGGCATGA
- a CDS encoding V-type ATP synthase subunit D, translated as MSGFRSTGSRADKADVERRLATATRGAELLDRKQRILRLAIDGLQEEADAARLAWQEQARRAAVWLQRAAGLDGDDRIMEAAPDNPARVTVRWGGAMGISYPQDAECLLPDPSPTGGSSALAYAAAAHREALQAAVTAAGTERALLLVSRELLATRTRQRAVENRWIPLLQDQLAEIGRRIAEQELEESLRLRWSAGLV; from the coding sequence GTGAGCGGGTTCCGCAGCACCGGCAGCCGGGCTGACAAGGCCGACGTCGAGCGCCGCCTGGCCACTGCCACCCGGGGCGCCGAACTGCTGGACCGCAAGCAGCGGATTCTCCGGCTCGCGATCGACGGGCTGCAGGAGGAGGCAGATGCCGCCCGCCTCGCGTGGCAGGAGCAGGCCCGCCGGGCGGCCGTGTGGCTGCAGCGTGCTGCGGGTTTGGATGGTGATGACCGCATCATGGAGGCAGCACCGGATAACCCCGCGCGGGTAACGGTTCGGTGGGGCGGCGCCATGGGGATTTCCTATCCGCAGGATGCCGAGTGCCTGCTCCCCGATCCGTCGCCAACCGGCGGGAGTTCAGCTCTGGCCTATGCCGCCGCAGCGCATCGGGAGGCCCTGCAGGCCGCGGTCACTGCGGCGGGCACCGAACGGGCTCTGCTCCTGGTGTCCCGGGAACTGCTCGCCACCCGCACCCGGCAGCGTGCCGTGGAGAACCGCTGGATTCCACTGCTCCAGGATCAGCTGGCCGAGATTGGCCGGCGGATCGCCGAGCAGGAATTGGAGGAGAGCCTGCGGCTGCGCTGGTCCGCCGGGCTGGTCTGA
- a CDS encoding ATP synthase F0 subunit B yields the protein MSRLPSGSEASLEPLRYALRRGADKEASRLAEDARAQSDAILSTARAEADEIRKTAEQQGREAARTEASGRSARIRRQARRTVLAQQEALRAELIQQVQQQAQELRSDPRYPRLLRILTERADSILGPMASVTESYKGGVTATAGSRHLDFSLPALAAQALENRAGEVHRLWDAE from the coding sequence ATGAGCCGCCTTCCCTCGGGATCCGAAGCATCCCTTGAACCGCTCCGTTATGCCCTGCGGCGCGGAGCAGACAAAGAGGCCAGCAGGTTGGCCGAGGATGCCCGGGCCCAGTCCGACGCGATTCTCAGCACCGCCCGGGCGGAAGCGGACGAGATCCGGAAAACCGCTGAGCAGCAGGGCCGCGAAGCTGCCCGCACCGAGGCTTCCGGACGTTCCGCACGCATCCGGCGGCAGGCACGGCGCACCGTCCTGGCACAGCAGGAAGCCCTCCGCGCCGAGCTGATCCAACAAGTCCAGCAACAGGCACAGGAGCTGCGCAGTGATCCCCGGTATCCGCGTTTGCTGCGAATCCTCACCGAACGGGCGGACAGCATCTTGGGGCCCATGGCTTCAGTGACAGAGAGCTACAAGGGCGGGGTGACCGCAACGGCAGGATCCAGACATCTGGACTTCTCCCTGCCCGCGCTGGCAGCACAGGCGCTGGAAAACCGTGCCGGGGAGGTGCACCGGTTATGGGACGCCGAGTGA
- a CDS encoding V-type ATP synthase subunit B, producing MAAHDSRANPVPAGSTDTNAAGPVPASAIPGVGHSGVRELRGPLLVLGDAEGVGWDEFATVAVSGQPDRHGLVLEVDGDETTLQVLEGTEGMSLGGIEIRFSGRPLAVPAGPGWLGRVCNGRGEPLDGGPPVTGGTPMPVGGWPLNPVYREPPQDPVLTGISAIDALTTLVRGQKLPIFSVPGLPHLTLATQIAAQATTSSGRAFRVVFAAMGMTHADIAFIRDRLEERSAAGELVLLLNAADDPVIERILTPRIALTVAESLAYDHGSDVLVVMSDMTSYAEAVREVSAARREIPARRGYPGYLYSDLATLYERCGRVQGREGSVTIVPVLTMPAGDITHPVPDLTGYITEGQVVLDPDVDARGIYPPVDELSSLSRLMRSGAGKGRTREDHLDVAAQILSAMARARSAAELAELVGTAALSETDNAYIEFRNVVEHDLLNQGRDELRTFDETMARAWQALSLLPRRELNMLSAEFLDKYLPGPEGGASL from the coding sequence ATGGCGGCACATGACAGCAGGGCAAATCCGGTGCCGGCCGGCTCCACGGACACCAATGCCGCCGGCCCGGTGCCGGCCTCCGCCATTCCCGGCGTGGGGCACAGCGGTGTGCGGGAGCTGCGCGGACCGTTGCTGGTGCTGGGCGATGCCGAGGGGGTGGGCTGGGACGAGTTCGCCACCGTTGCGGTCAGCGGCCAGCCGGACCGGCATGGTCTCGTGCTTGAGGTGGACGGGGATGAAACCACCCTGCAGGTGCTCGAGGGCACCGAGGGCATGTCACTGGGCGGCATTGAGATCCGTTTCTCGGGCCGCCCGCTGGCGGTTCCCGCAGGCCCCGGCTGGCTTGGCCGGGTATGCAACGGGCGCGGTGAACCGCTCGACGGCGGCCCCCCGGTGACCGGAGGAACGCCCATGCCGGTGGGCGGCTGGCCGCTGAACCCCGTGTACCGCGAGCCTCCCCAGGATCCGGTGCTTACGGGCATCTCAGCCATCGATGCCCTGACCACTCTGGTCCGGGGACAAAAACTGCCGATCTTCTCGGTTCCCGGCCTGCCCCACCTCACCCTGGCGACGCAGATTGCCGCACAGGCCACCACCTCCTCCGGGCGGGCGTTCCGGGTGGTGTTTGCAGCCATGGGCATGACGCACGCGGACATTGCCTTTATCCGGGACCGGCTGGAGGAACGCTCCGCCGCCGGTGAGCTGGTGCTGCTCCTGAACGCCGCCGATGATCCGGTGATCGAACGCATCCTCACTCCCCGCATTGCCCTGACCGTGGCCGAGTCCCTGGCGTATGACCACGGCTCGGACGTGCTGGTGGTCATGTCGGACATGACCAGTTATGCCGAAGCAGTCCGCGAAGTCTCCGCTGCCCGGCGGGAGATTCCGGCCCGGCGCGGCTATCCCGGCTACCTGTACAGCGATCTGGCGACGCTCTATGAGCGCTGCGGCCGGGTGCAGGGCAGGGAAGGCTCGGTGACCATAGTGCCGGTGCTGACCATGCCGGCCGGGGACATCACCCATCCCGTTCCCGACCTCACGGGTTACATCACCGAGGGCCAGGTGGTCCTGGATCCGGACGTCGACGCGCGGGGCATTTACCCTCCGGTGGATGAGCTGTCCTCGTTGTCCCGTCTGATGCGCAGCGGCGCGGGGAAAGGCCGCACCCGGGAGGATCACCTGGACGTGGCCGCCCAGATTCTCTCGGCGATGGCCCGTGCGCGGTCCGCCGCGGAGCTGGCCGAACTGGTGGGCACGGCAGCCCTGAGCGAGACCGATAACGCCTACATTGAGTTCCGCAACGTGGTGGAGCATGACCTGCTCAACCAGGGCAGGGACGAGCTGCGGACTTTCGACGAAACCATGGCACGCGCCTGGCAGGCTTTGTCGCTGCTGCCCCGGCGGGAGCTGAACATGTTGTCCGCCGAGTTCCTGGACAAATATCTGCCCGGCCCCGAAGGCGGTGCTTCGCTGTGA
- the msrB gene encoding peptide-methionine (R)-S-oxide reductase MsrB — protein sequence MTKETTGTVPVQKTDDQWREELTPEEYQVLRKAGTERPYTGEYWDTKTAGVYQCRACGSELFTSSEKFDSHCGWPSFFAPLSEGKVRYLHDRSMGMDRIEVRCANCDSHMGHLFEGEGFDTPTDQRFCINSVSVKLVPSESASADGAK from the coding sequence ATGACGAAAGAGACTACCGGAACCGTGCCCGTGCAAAAAACAGATGACCAGTGGCGTGAGGAACTGACCCCCGAGGAGTACCAGGTCCTGCGGAAGGCCGGAACCGAGCGCCCGTACACCGGCGAGTACTGGGACACCAAGACTGCCGGCGTCTACCAGTGCCGGGCCTGCGGAAGCGAACTGTTTACCTCAAGTGAAAAGTTCGATTCGCACTGCGGCTGGCCGTCCTTCTTTGCCCCGCTGTCAGAAGGCAAGGTCCGCTACCTTCATGACCGCAGCATGGGCATGGACCGGATCGAGGTCCGCTGCGCCAACTGTGACTCCCACATGGGCCACCTGTTCGAGGGTGAAGGCTTTGACACGCCCACCGATCAGCGCTTCTGCATCAACTCCGTCTCCGTGAAGCTGGTTCCGTCGGAGTCCGCCTCCGCAGACGGCGCCAAGTAG
- a CDS encoding V-type ATPase 116kDa subunit family protein: MPWRETLSPVRMERVALVAPLQARHEMLTEVARSKAVELDLPYEPGTGPEEYNRAAEAAVVHGPVAGLVGWSPSRALRDLQSALEPHGASAVVIRRPQGAQPPTLLTGDERRRRQVPALSRLLVDTYTTVPYADLDPARLAGVAYVVMFGVMFGDAGQGALLAIAGLLIRFLKVPWLERFRRTWLFITGAGLSAVFFGFLYGEFFGPTGVIPVLWLEPLEEPIPLLVAAVVLGAVLLAGAYTLGTINRVREGGWGYALYARSGLAGALLFAAIGLLAWGLLASNTVILVIAGVAALIALVLMFIGLFTESGGGATGGLQASVELVDSVVQLGSNLVSFARLAAFGLTHAALLGVVWQATTALWAPDWRAVLAVLVFLLGNILTFALEGLVAGIQALRLEYYELFSRVFQEEGRRFRPWNPDTDESASPAERRHP; encoded by the coding sequence ATGCCGTGGCGTGAAACCCTGAGTCCGGTGCGGATGGAGCGGGTGGCACTGGTGGCCCCGCTTCAGGCCCGGCACGAAATGCTGACCGAGGTGGCCCGCAGCAAAGCCGTGGAACTTGATCTGCCGTATGAACCGGGGACCGGACCGGAAGAGTACAACCGGGCAGCGGAAGCCGCCGTCGTCCACGGTCCCGTGGCGGGCCTGGTGGGCTGGTCGCCGTCGCGGGCCCTGCGGGACCTTCAGTCGGCGCTGGAACCGCACGGAGCTTCCGCCGTCGTCATCCGGAGGCCGCAGGGTGCGCAGCCGCCTACACTGCTGACCGGCGACGAGCGGCGCCGCCGCCAGGTGCCCGCACTGTCCCGCCTGCTCGTGGACACCTACACCACTGTGCCGTACGCGGATCTTGATCCGGCCCGGCTCGCCGGGGTGGCCTACGTGGTCATGTTCGGAGTGATGTTCGGGGACGCCGGACAGGGTGCCCTGCTGGCCATCGCCGGGCTGCTGATCCGGTTCCTGAAGGTTCCCTGGCTGGAACGGTTCCGCCGGACCTGGCTCTTCATCACCGGCGCCGGACTGTCCGCTGTGTTCTTCGGCTTCCTCTACGGCGAATTCTTCGGGCCCACCGGCGTTATCCCGGTGTTGTGGCTGGAACCGCTGGAGGAGCCCATTCCGCTGCTGGTTGCCGCCGTTGTGCTCGGTGCGGTATTGCTGGCCGGGGCTTACACCCTGGGCACCATCAACCGCGTTCGTGAAGGCGGTTGGGGCTACGCCCTGTACGCACGGTCCGGGCTGGCCGGAGCACTTCTGTTCGCCGCCATCGGCCTGCTGGCGTGGGGGTTGCTCGCGTCCAATACCGTGATTCTGGTGATCGCCGGGGTGGCCGCGCTGATTGCCCTGGTGCTCATGTTCATTGGACTGTTCACCGAGTCCGGCGGTGGCGCGACGGGCGGGCTGCAGGCAAGCGTGGAGCTGGTCGACAGCGTGGTCCAGCTGGGCTCCAACTTGGTCTCCTTTGCCCGATTGGCGGCCTTCGGGCTCACCCATGCTGCCCTCCTGGGAGTGGTGTGGCAGGCTACCACCGCTTTGTGGGCCCCGGATTGGCGGGCGGTTTTGGCCGTCCTGGTTTTCCTTCTCGGCAACATCCTCACCTTCGCCCTTGAGGGACTGGTGGCCGGGATCCAGGCCCTGAGGCTCGAGTATTACGAACTGTTTTCCCGTGTCTTCCAGGAAGAGGGCCGGCGCTTCCGGCCCTGGAATCCCGACACCGACGAATCTGCATCCCCAGCTGAAAGGCGTCACCCATGA
- a CDS encoding dipeptidase — MSTNRLPPIPVIDGHNDFPWTARTARGYSVEGMEEDKLSLHTDIPALRNGGVAGQFWSVWVHSAIEGADSVQATLEQIDFVHRMAARYPETFRLASTADDVRRSMKDGLIASLIGVEGGGQINGSLAVLRSYARLGARYMTLTWTSSSSWADSATGDPVNNGLTGFGREVIAEMNRIGMLVDLAHTSVKTMHDALDVSTRPVINSHAGAYAVNPHPRNVPDDVIRRVAETGGVHMVTFVPSFMSAERSAWSIGGKEGPMPPVDVRAVADHVDHVRSVAGIDGVGLGGDFDGSDVMPEGLDTVAGYPNLFAELSRRGWHNDDLNKLASENILRVLESADEDYRSFLQTGSGAG, encoded by the coding sequence ATGAGCACCAACCGCCTGCCACCCATTCCCGTCATTGACGGGCACAATGATTTTCCCTGGACGGCACGCACTGCGCGCGGATACTCCGTGGAGGGAATGGAAGAGGACAAGCTCAGCCTGCACACCGATATTCCGGCCCTCCGGAACGGCGGTGTTGCGGGACAGTTCTGGTCGGTGTGGGTTCACAGCGCCATCGAAGGTGCCGACTCGGTCCAGGCGACGCTGGAACAGATCGACTTTGTGCACCGCATGGCTGCCCGGTATCCCGAAACGTTTCGTCTCGCGTCTACGGCAGACGACGTACGGCGGAGCATGAAGGACGGCCTCATTGCCTCGTTAATAGGGGTCGAAGGCGGCGGCCAGATCAACGGTTCACTCGCCGTGCTGCGCAGTTACGCGCGCCTGGGTGCCCGCTACATGACCCTGACATGGACCTCCAGCAGCAGCTGGGCCGATTCTGCCACCGGCGACCCGGTCAACAACGGGCTCACCGGATTCGGCCGGGAAGTGATTGCCGAAATGAACCGGATCGGCATGCTGGTGGATCTGGCCCACACCTCCGTCAAGACTATGCACGATGCCTTGGACGTCTCGACCAGGCCCGTCATCAACAGCCATGCCGGAGCCTATGCAGTCAATCCCCATCCGCGCAACGTTCCCGACGACGTGATCCGGCGCGTGGCAGAGACCGGTGGTGTTCACATGGTCACCTTCGTGCCGTCGTTTATGAGTGCGGAACGCAGTGCCTGGTCGATCGGCGGCAAGGAGGGCCCGATGCCGCCGGTGGATGTCCGGGCCGTCGCAGACCATGTTGACCATGTGCGGTCCGTCGCCGGCATCGACGGCGTTGGTCTTGGCGGGGACTTCGACGGCTCGGATGTGATGCCGGAAGGGCTGGACACGGTTGCCGGTTATCCGAACCTCTTCGCTGAACTTTCACGCCGCGGCTGGCATAACGATGACCTCAACAAACTTGCCTCTGAAAACATCCTGCGGGTCCTTGAAAGCGCAGATGAAGACTACCGCTCTTTCCTGCAGACCGGATCCGGCGCCGGATGA
- a CDS encoding V-type ATP synthase subunit A: MNTAGSSSGLETGTITRVSGPLVEITGLQGLSMLEIVAIGPERISAQVVAINGENATLQAYEYTGGLKSGDPAERSGHQLSGLLGPGLLGTVFDGLLRPLSSAPLWLTQDRQASAEDPTVLETEWEFTPSVNIGDTVQPGQIIGTVPGAGTVEFRVMVPPAVAGVVQWLAEGSVHPLDPVARVDGVEVPLAQQWPVHTARPFGERLTEALPLHTGQRVLDLLFPLPRGSAAAVPGGFGTGKTLTLQQIAKWSDADVIVYVGCGERGNEMADVLDGLSDLDDPRTGGKLIDRTVIIANTSNMPMMAREASIASGVTVAEFFRDMGYDAVVIADSTSRWAEALREFANRNGDLPAEEGYPASLASELSAFYERAARVRTLGGATASVTVIGAVSPPGGDMSEPVTTDTQRFVRSLWVLDRDLAYSRHYPAVSWRGSFARDAEALARWHTANGDPLWAQRRASATLLLSEADRLTALAEIIGTASLPGHEQMVLLGGRLVRDGVLLQNALSPNDGYSSAEKGSALLQIVLDVVDACQALVARGVPAADVERVDFTPVLRLRETTGPADADGVWTQGREFLRQLEQLGGAGPDRAGQDRAEPDRAETGRESSGGINGGT, encoded by the coding sequence GTGAACACCGCTGGCAGCAGTTCCGGCCTCGAAACAGGAACCATCACCAGGGTCAGCGGACCGCTGGTGGAGATCACGGGCCTGCAGGGACTGTCCATGCTGGAAATTGTGGCCATCGGTCCGGAGCGGATTTCCGCCCAGGTAGTGGCGATCAACGGAGAGAATGCCACGCTTCAGGCGTATGAATACACCGGCGGACTGAAGTCCGGCGACCCGGCGGAACGGTCCGGCCACCAGCTTTCCGGGCTGCTGGGGCCGGGCCTGCTGGGAACAGTGTTTGACGGGCTGCTGCGTCCGCTGTCCTCCGCTCCCCTGTGGCTGACCCAGGACCGGCAGGCTTCGGCGGAAGATCCGACGGTGCTGGAAACCGAATGGGAGTTCACCCCTTCGGTGAACATTGGAGACACCGTGCAGCCCGGACAGATCATCGGCACAGTCCCGGGGGCGGGCACCGTGGAGTTCCGCGTGATGGTGCCCCCCGCCGTCGCCGGCGTTGTCCAGTGGCTGGCGGAGGGTTCCGTCCATCCCCTCGATCCGGTGGCACGCGTAGACGGGGTGGAGGTGCCGCTGGCGCAGCAGTGGCCGGTGCATACTGCCCGGCCTTTCGGCGAGCGCCTGACCGAGGCGTTGCCCCTGCACACGGGACAGCGGGTCCTCGACCTGCTCTTTCCGCTCCCCCGTGGCTCGGCAGCGGCCGTCCCGGGCGGGTTTGGCACGGGAAAGACCCTCACCCTGCAGCAGATCGCCAAGTGGTCCGACGCCGACGTCATTGTCTATGTGGGCTGCGGCGAGCGCGGCAACGAAATGGCGGACGTGCTGGACGGCCTCTCCGATCTGGACGACCCCCGCACCGGAGGCAAACTGATCGACCGGACCGTGATCATCGCCAATACCTCCAACATGCCCATGATGGCCCGGGAGGCTTCCATTGCCAGCGGCGTCACCGTGGCCGAGTTCTTCCGCGACATGGGGTACGACGCCGTCGTCATTGCCGATTCCACCTCCCGATGGGCTGAGGCCCTGCGCGAGTTCGCCAACCGCAACGGCGACCTCCCGGCCGAGGAAGGCTATCCCGCCTCCCTGGCCAGCGAACTGTCCGCCTTTTACGAGCGGGCGGCGCGGGTGCGCACGCTCGGCGGCGCGACGGCGTCGGTCACCGTCATTGGCGCTGTCTCCCCTCCCGGCGGCGACATGAGCGAACCGGTGACCACCGACACCCAGCGCTTTGTGCGTTCCCTGTGGGTGCTGGACCGGGACCTCGCCTACTCCCGGCACTATCCGGCCGTCAGCTGGCGGGGCTCCTTCGCCCGTGATGCCGAGGCTCTGGCCCGCTGGCACACAGCGAACGGAGATCCGCTGTGGGCCCAGCGCCGGGCGTCGGCCACTCTGCTGCTCTCCGAAGCGGACCGGCTCACCGCCCTGGCCGAGATCATCGGCACCGCGTCCCTGCCCGGGCATGAGCAGATGGTGCTGCTGGGCGGGCGGCTGGTGCGCGACGGCGTCCTGCTGCAGAACGCGCTCAGCCCCAATGACGGTTACTCATCGGCTGAAAAGGGGTCGGCACTGCTGCAGATTGTGCTGGACGTGGTGGATGCGTGCCAGGCACTGGTGGCGCGCGGTGTCCCGGCGGCCGACGTCGAACGCGTGGACTTCACACCTGTGCTGCGGCTGCGCGAGACAACCGGACCCGCCGATGCCGACGGCGTCTGGACACAGGGACGCGAGTTTCTGCGCCAGCTGGAGCAACTGGGCGGTGCTGGACCAGACCGTGCAGGACAGGACCGCGCAGAACCGGACCGTGCAGAAACCGGCAGGGAATCTTCGGGAGGCATCAATGGCGGCACATGA
- a CDS encoding cyclase family protein, producing MQAVDLSHPVVTGMQVFPGDPGVFLRNAASVEQDGFQVAELHLGSHTGTHLDAPLHTVPGGAGVDRLPLETLMGPARIIPVAEPAEYGCIRWQDVAGGMHGLAPGTIVLFRTGWSSCFNTPRYLRHPFFEAEIAVRLLAAGVRTVGVDTLNPDPTPAPGSSGPVDLPFHDEFLGAGGAIIENLTNLDAVTWTDPWFSALPLRLSEVDGSPVRAAAFQL from the coding sequence ATGCAGGCAGTTGACCTCAGCCACCCGGTGGTCACCGGCATGCAGGTTTTCCCCGGTGACCCCGGGGTGTTCCTGAGGAACGCCGCCTCAGTGGAGCAGGATGGTTTCCAAGTTGCCGAATTGCACTTGGGAAGCCATACCGGAACACACCTGGATGCACCGCTGCACACGGTTCCGGGAGGGGCCGGGGTGGACCGGCTTCCCCTGGAGACGCTGATGGGACCGGCCCGGATTATTCCGGTGGCGGAACCGGCCGAATACGGGTGCATCCGGTGGCAGGACGTTGCCGGGGGCATGCATGGCCTCGCTCCCGGCACGATCGTCCTTTTCCGCACCGGCTGGTCCTCCTGCTTCAATACGCCCCGCTATCTGCGGCATCCGTTTTTTGAAGCGGAGATTGCCGTCCGACTGCTGGCCGCGGGCGTCCGCACGGTGGGTGTGGATACCCTGAATCCCGATCCCACTCCGGCACCCGGTTCCAGCGGACCGGTGGACCTTCCCTTCCATGACGAGTTCCTGGGAGCGGGCGGGGCCATCATCGAAAACCTGACCAATTTGGATGCCGTGACCTGGACGGACCCCTGGTTTTCGGCGCTTCCGCTGCGGCTGTCAGAGGTGGACGGCTCACCTGTGCGGGCAGCAGCTTTCCAGCTCTGA